In Lolium rigidum isolate FL_2022 chromosome 3, APGP_CSIRO_Lrig_0.1, whole genome shotgun sequence, the genomic window GTGTTGTGCAGCCGGAGAAGTCACCTTGCTTCCTGCCAACCGCGAGGAGCAACACAGCACACCCAGGTTAGTAAACTGCATGCAATGCAATGCAAGAAGGGAGAGGGAAGATTAATTGCCAGCATGCATGCGTGCCTGTACTTGTCGGGGATCTTGCCCTTCTCCTTGTAGGGCTTGACGAGCACGCGGGCGTCGCAGATGAAGTGCGGGTTGCCCTTGGCCAGGATGAGGCGCACCGTCTCCgggtgcatgaaggtgacgaagcCGAACATGCGCTTCTGCTGGTAGGGGATGCGCACGTCGTGGACCGGGCCGTACATGCTGCACATTGCATTGCCAAGAACAGCAATCAGAGTTCAGACCTAGCAAATCCGCCATGGAAAGAAACATCACACTGGCCCGTGTGGAATGCATACCTGAAGTAGCCGGAGACGTCCTCCTCGCGGAAGGTGCTGTCGGCCGGGAAGGTGAGGTAAATCTGGCGCGATCCCGGGTTCATCAAGGTGGCGAAATCGGCGCGgtccaggcgcggccggcccatGAACTTGTgcgtctcgtcgccgccgcccagcATCAGAGCGGCGGCCGCTCTGCACACGCACGAGTGGGGGAAAAAGTTGGAAACTTGGAGCGTGTACCTGAAGCTTGTTGGAGTTGGAGGTGGCAATACCTACCTTTGGTTGTCGTTGTGCTGTTGCTGCAACAAGAAGCTGAGGCACTTGCTGGCGGCGGACGGGGAGCCGGGGAGGGAGCCCGTGGGGGAGTAGGGGAAAGCAGCGGCGTGGCCGAGGCGCTGGCTCCTGGAACGGAGAAGGAAGTCCTggcactgctgctgctgctgctcggcgGCTGCGAGCACGGCGTCGTCGTCGGGGAGGCCACCGGCGTGGACGAACCTGCAGCCGCTGCCGTTCTTGCAGAACCCGCGCGCGTAGTACAGGCACGGCTTCCAGCCGAAGCCGTCGCCGGCGAGGCAGGCCTCGTTCGCCGACGCGCTGCGGCGGTGCCCGGGGACACCGCTGTTTGCCCAGCCGAGGCCGTAGGGGAACATGCCGTCGCCTGGGCCGGGGCTCCGGCACTCCCCGCCGTCGAAGGTCCGGAACGGGTTCATACCCGCGTCGTTCTGGAACGGGAGCTCCTCCTGCTGCTGGAAGTCGTCCACGGGTGTGTTCCCGGCACGAGAGAAGAACGGCGCCCCGCCGCCGTTCACCGGGCTCATCAACATCTCCTCGCCAGCCCCCGCCATGTCCTCCGCGAAGCCATTGCCCCTCGAGA contains:
- the LOC124698253 gene encoding zinc finger CCCH domain-containing protein 22-like; translation: MDAYEATKVVFSRIQALDPDHAAKIMGFLLVQDHGEKEMIRLAFGPELLLQSVMAKARRELGLLPASAGPPSSPLQLSRQNSGRGGAPSPLSVSSPSAWAQAPAFSRGNGFAEDMAGAGEEMLMSPVNGGGAPFFSRAGNTPVDDFQQQEELPFQNDAGMNPFRTFDGGECRSPGPGDGMFPYGLGWANSGVPGHRRSASANEACLAGDGFGWKPCLYYARGFCKNGSGCRFVHAGGLPDDDAVLAAAEQQQQQCQDFLLRSRSQRLGHAAAFPYSPTGSLPGSPSAASKCLSFLLQQQHNDNQRAAAALMLGGGDETHKFMGRPRLDRADFATLMNPGSRQIYLTFPADSTFREEDVSGYFSMYGPVHDVRIPYQQKRMFGFVTFMHPETVRLILAKGNPHFICDARVLVKPYKEKGKIPDKYRKQGDFSGCTTPTGLDGRDPFDLHQLGGRMLQHSNSANELMMRRKLEDEQQAAEFQHAVELQSRRLMSLQLLDLKSRVAAAAAASTAMAPTTTVANASTTTSQPGASTAVQSQPDSADQQLNGSNFCANEGGNKEESTDDANRNTDSDQSGDHDLPESPFASSTKSATLTQDGDVASDGCSSSHNGVCTGANAGGGTNHILPSALDIPSPRPYFFPMSRLSSDHGAIGM